From a single Phacochoerus africanus isolate WHEZ1 chromosome 11, ROS_Pafr_v1, whole genome shotgun sequence genomic region:
- the MCAM gene encoding cell surface glycoprotein MUC18 isoform X1 has product MGTSGLICAFLLASCCCCRRVAGVPGEAEKPAPELLEVEVGGTALLKCGPSHSQSNFSHVDWFSVHKEKPTLIFRVRQGQGQSEPGEYQHRLHLQDKGMTLALTHITPHDERIFLCQGKRPRSLEHRVQLRVYKAPEEPTIQVNPLGISVNSEEPEEVATCVGRNGYPLPQVIWYKNGRPLKEEKNRVQIQSFQIVESSGLYTLQSVLKAQLAKEDKDAQFYCELSYRLPSGNHMKESLEVMVPVFYPAERVWLEVEPEGMLKEGDRVEIRCLADGNPPPHFSISKQNLSTKEMEEESTDDNGILVLEPAQKEHSGLYECQGLDLETTASLLSDQQELLVNYVSDVRVSPAAPESQEGSSLTLTCEAESNQDLEFQWLREKTGKVLERGPVLQLRNLKREEGGGYRCVASAPSVPGLNRTQLVNVAIFGSPWMTLRERKIRVKENTMLNLSCEASGHPRPSIIWNVDGTASEQDQDPQTVLSILSVLVTPELLETGAECVASNLLGRNITSIILELDSNRTNSLSTSTFSPPARANSTSTERKLPEPESKGVVIVAVTVCVLVLAVLGAVLYFFYKKGKLPCGRSGKQEITLPPSRKSEFVVEVKSDKLPEEMGLLQGSNGDKRAPGDQGEKYIDLRH; this is encoded by the exons ATGGGGACGTCCGGGCTCATCTGCGCCTTCCTGCtagcctcctgctgctgctgtcgCCGCGTTGCGG GTGTGCCTGGAGAGGCGGAGAAGCCCGCGCCTGAGCTGCTGGAGGTGGAAGTGGGAGGCACGGCCCTTCTGAAGTGCGGCCCCTCCCATTCCCAGAGCAACTTCAGCCACGTGGACTGGTTTTCT GTCCACAAGGAGAAGCCAACACTCATCTTCCGGGTgcggcagggccagggccagagtGAGCCTGGGGAGTACCAGCATCGGCTCCACCTCCAGGACAAGGGGATGACTCTGGCCCTGACACACATCACCCCCCATGACGAGCGCATCTTCCTGTGCCAGGGCAAGCGCCCCCGGTCCCTGGAGCACCGCGTCCAGCTCCGGGTCTACA AAGCTCCTGAGGAGCCAACCATCCAGGTCAATCCCTTGGGCATCTCTGTGAACAGTGAGGAGCCTGAGGAG GTTGCTACCTGTGTGGGGAGGAACGGGTACCCCCTGCCTCAAGTCATCTGGTATAAGAACGGCCGGCCCTTAAAGGAGGAGAAGAACC gggTCCAGATCCAGTCATTCCAGATCGTGGAGTCTAGTGGTTTGTACACCTTGCAGAGCGTTTTGAAGGCACAGCTGGCCAAGGAAGACAAAGATGCCCAGTTTTACTGTGAGCTCAGCTACCGGCTGCCCAGTGGGAACCACATGAAGGAGTCTCTGGAGGTCATGGTCCCTGTTTTCT ACCCGGCGGAGAGAGTGTGGTTGGAAGTGGAGCCTGAGGGAATGCTGAAGGAGGGGGACCGCGTGGAAATCAGGTGTCTGGCTGATGGCAATCCCCCACCCCACTTCAGCATCAGCAAGCAG AACCTCAGCACcaaggagatggaggaagaaagtACCGATGACAACGGGATCCTGGTCCTGGAGCCCGCCCAGAAGGAGCATAGCGGGCTCTACGAATGTCAGGGCTTGGACTTGGAGACCACAGCATCGCTGCTGAGCGACCAACAGGAGCTGCTGGTGAAct ATGTGTCCGATGTCCGGGTGAGCCCCGCAGCCCCCGAGAGCCAGGAGGGCAGCAGCCTCACCCTGACCTGTGAGGCAGAGAGTAACCAGGACCTTGAGTTCCAGTGGCTGAGAGAAAAG ACAGGCAAGGTGCTGGAAAGGGGGCCTGTGCTCCAATTACGTAACCTGAAgcgggaggaaggaggaggctaCCGCTGCGTGGCATCTGCGCCCAGCGTGCCTGGCCTGAACCGTACCCAGCTGGTCAACGTGGCCATTTTTG GGTCCCCATGGATGACATTGAGGGAGAGGAAGATACGGGTGAAGGAGAACACGATGCTGAACCTGTCCTGTGAAGCCTCAGGGCATCCCCGGCCCAGCATCATCTGGAACGTTGATGGCACG GCCAGTGAGCAGGACCAAGATCCGCAGACTGTCCTGAGCATCCTGAGTGTCCTCGTGACCCCAGAACTGCTGGAGACCGGTGCCGAGTGCGTGGCCTCCAACCTGCTGGGCAGAAACATCACCAGCATCATCCTGGAGCTGG ACTCCAACAGGACCAATAGCCTCAGCACCTCCACCTTCAGCCCTCCTGCCAGAGCCAACAGCACCTCCACAG AGAGAAAGCTGCCGGAGCCTGAGAGCAAGGGCGTGGTCATCGTGGCCGTGACCGTGTGTGTCCTGGTCCTGGCCGTGCTGGGTGctgttctctatttcttctaCAAGAAGGGCAAGCTGCCGTGTGGACGGTCAGGCAAACAAGAGAT cacgCTGCCCCCGTCTCGTAAGAGCGAATTTGTAGTTGAAGTTAAGTCAGATAAGCTCCCAGAAGAGATGGGCCTCCTTCAGGGCAGCAACGGTGACAAGAGGGCTCCAGGAGACCAG GGAGAGAAATACATCGATCTGAGGCACTAG
- the MCAM gene encoding cell surface glycoprotein MUC18 isoform X2 — protein sequence MGTSGLICAFLLASCCCCRRVAGVPGEAEKPAPELLEVEVGGTALLKCGPSHSQSNFSHVDWFSVHKEKPTLIFRVRQGQGQSEPGEYQHRLHLQDKGMTLALTHITPHDERIFLCQGKRPRSLEHRVQLRVYKAPEEPTIQVNPLGISVNSEEPEEVATCVGRNGYPLPQVIWYKNGRPLKEEKNRVQIQSFQIVESSGLYTLQSVLKAQLAKEDKDAQFYCELSYRLPSGNHMKESLEVMVPVFYPAERVWLEVEPEGMLKEGDRVEIRCLADGNPPPHFSISKQNLSTKEMEEESTDDNGILVLEPAQKEHSGLYECQGLDLETTASLLSDQQELLVNYVSDVRVSPAAPESQEGSSLTLTCEAESNQDLEFQWLREKTGKVLERGPVLQLRNLKREEGGGYRCVASAPSVPGLNRTQLVNVAIFGSPWMTLRERKIRVKENTMLNLSCEASGHPRPSIIWNVDGTASEQDQDPQTVLSILSVLVTPELLETGAECVASNLLGRNITSIILELDSNRTNSLSTSTFSPPARANSTSTERKLPEPESKGVVIVAVTVCVLVLAVLGAVLYFFYKKGKLPCGRSGKQEMERNTSI from the exons ATGGGGACGTCCGGGCTCATCTGCGCCTTCCTGCtagcctcctgctgctgctgtcgCCGCGTTGCGG GTGTGCCTGGAGAGGCGGAGAAGCCCGCGCCTGAGCTGCTGGAGGTGGAAGTGGGAGGCACGGCCCTTCTGAAGTGCGGCCCCTCCCATTCCCAGAGCAACTTCAGCCACGTGGACTGGTTTTCT GTCCACAAGGAGAAGCCAACACTCATCTTCCGGGTgcggcagggccagggccagagtGAGCCTGGGGAGTACCAGCATCGGCTCCACCTCCAGGACAAGGGGATGACTCTGGCCCTGACACACATCACCCCCCATGACGAGCGCATCTTCCTGTGCCAGGGCAAGCGCCCCCGGTCCCTGGAGCACCGCGTCCAGCTCCGGGTCTACA AAGCTCCTGAGGAGCCAACCATCCAGGTCAATCCCTTGGGCATCTCTGTGAACAGTGAGGAGCCTGAGGAG GTTGCTACCTGTGTGGGGAGGAACGGGTACCCCCTGCCTCAAGTCATCTGGTATAAGAACGGCCGGCCCTTAAAGGAGGAGAAGAACC gggTCCAGATCCAGTCATTCCAGATCGTGGAGTCTAGTGGTTTGTACACCTTGCAGAGCGTTTTGAAGGCACAGCTGGCCAAGGAAGACAAAGATGCCCAGTTTTACTGTGAGCTCAGCTACCGGCTGCCCAGTGGGAACCACATGAAGGAGTCTCTGGAGGTCATGGTCCCTGTTTTCT ACCCGGCGGAGAGAGTGTGGTTGGAAGTGGAGCCTGAGGGAATGCTGAAGGAGGGGGACCGCGTGGAAATCAGGTGTCTGGCTGATGGCAATCCCCCACCCCACTTCAGCATCAGCAAGCAG AACCTCAGCACcaaggagatggaggaagaaagtACCGATGACAACGGGATCCTGGTCCTGGAGCCCGCCCAGAAGGAGCATAGCGGGCTCTACGAATGTCAGGGCTTGGACTTGGAGACCACAGCATCGCTGCTGAGCGACCAACAGGAGCTGCTGGTGAAct ATGTGTCCGATGTCCGGGTGAGCCCCGCAGCCCCCGAGAGCCAGGAGGGCAGCAGCCTCACCCTGACCTGTGAGGCAGAGAGTAACCAGGACCTTGAGTTCCAGTGGCTGAGAGAAAAG ACAGGCAAGGTGCTGGAAAGGGGGCCTGTGCTCCAATTACGTAACCTGAAgcgggaggaaggaggaggctaCCGCTGCGTGGCATCTGCGCCCAGCGTGCCTGGCCTGAACCGTACCCAGCTGGTCAACGTGGCCATTTTTG GGTCCCCATGGATGACATTGAGGGAGAGGAAGATACGGGTGAAGGAGAACACGATGCTGAACCTGTCCTGTGAAGCCTCAGGGCATCCCCGGCCCAGCATCATCTGGAACGTTGATGGCACG GCCAGTGAGCAGGACCAAGATCCGCAGACTGTCCTGAGCATCCTGAGTGTCCTCGTGACCCCAGAACTGCTGGAGACCGGTGCCGAGTGCGTGGCCTCCAACCTGCTGGGCAGAAACATCACCAGCATCATCCTGGAGCTGG ACTCCAACAGGACCAATAGCCTCAGCACCTCCACCTTCAGCCCTCCTGCCAGAGCCAACAGCACCTCCACAG AGAGAAAGCTGCCGGAGCCTGAGAGCAAGGGCGTGGTCATCGTGGCCGTGACCGTGTGTGTCCTGGTCCTGGCCGTGCTGGGTGctgttctctatttcttctaCAAGAAGGGCAAGCTGCCGTGTGGACGGTCAGGCAAACAAGAGAT GGAGAGAAATACATCGATCTGA